One part of the Francisella adeliensis genome encodes these proteins:
- the yajC gene encoding preprotein translocase subunit YajC, with protein sequence MKKILLSLSAIVLLTTNSFAAEAAPSAGGSPMSSILMLVVFFAIFWFLLIRPQQKKNKELRKMLSELSKGDEVVTNGGMIGKIAKIDESFVDLEISEGVTIKVQRNAVANILPKGATKA encoded by the coding sequence ATGAAAAAAATACTACTATCATTATCAGCAATCGTTCTTTTAACAACTAATTCTTTTGCGGCAGAAGCTGCTCCGTCAGCAGGTGGAAGCCCGATGAGCTCTATCTTAATGCTTGTGGTTTTCTTTGCTATATTTTGGTTTTTACTTATCAGACCACAACAAAAGAAAAACAAAGAATTGCGTAAAATGTTATCAGAGCTTTCAAAAGGTGATGAAGTTGTAACAAATGGTGGCATGATTGGTAAAATAGCTAAAATAGATGAGTCTTTTGTAGACTTAGAAATTTCTGAAGGTGTAACTATCAAAGTACAAAGAAATGCAGTAGCAAACATCTTACCTAAAGGTGCAACAAAAGCATAA
- the mutS gene encoding DNA mismatch repair protein MutS: MKDISSHTPMIQQFLKIKAQYPDIMLFYRMGDFYELFFDDAIKAAEILEITLTARGKSNGEPIPMAGVPYHAAENYIAKMVKKGLSIAICEQIGNPATSKGPVERGVTRIITPATVSEEAFLSTKEDSILLSIFVKNNKYHLAYTSYTQGKIFLYKTLTNTTELKNEIAKLNPKEIVTNSQDLSQDKSFETTISYLEEWYYSNFEAKKHINNSLDITLAKSTLEKYKPDQITVIGSIIAYLAYTLKQLPSHITAIESSDNESILNLDHNSRTNLEIDSNSKASLINIIDKCKTSLGSRLLRRYFKSPTKNLDKISTRHAIINAFTKAHTFQKTQETLSYINDIERIISRVALGTVKPKDLVSLESSLTQLPNLKEQLTQIDSKELGELNNKIHNLDDLTELLNKAIIDNPPVTIRDGGVIKAGFDTELDELKSIKDNSYEFLLEFEKQQKQKTGINNLKVGYNRVHGYYIEMSKQYAEQVPSDYIRRQTLKGNERYITEELKEFEAKILTSKEKALAREKLVYDALLQNILNYYTQIQETAESIAKVDVLANFAERAIKLNLTKPNFNASNKLELKEVRHLAIEQNIDEPFIPNDTSLSKDSHSLEIITGPNMGGKSTYMRQVAQLIFLAHIGSFVPATTASICDIDSIYTRIGASDDISSGRSTFMVEMTETAYILNSATNKSLVIMDEIGRGTSTFDGLSLAQACAEKFAKIGAFTLFATHYFELTELTAKYPNIKNIHFEAKEYKDDIYFMHKAIEGAAKKSYGIQVAKLAGIPSDVLKSAKKNLHNLENKSSIIEANSPQTTLLFEETETSQKPNPLKDKLSEIDINNLTPIDALNLLNELKHLM; encoded by the coding sequence ATGAAAGATATTTCGTCCCATACACCTATGATTCAGCAATTCTTAAAGATAAAAGCTCAATACCCAGACATTATGCTTTTCTATCGTATGGGTGATTTTTATGAACTTTTCTTTGATGATGCTATTAAAGCTGCCGAAATACTCGAAATAACGTTGACCGCCAGGGGTAAATCAAATGGTGAACCTATCCCTATGGCAGGTGTACCTTATCATGCAGCAGAAAACTATATTGCTAAAATGGTCAAAAAAGGCCTCTCAATCGCTATCTGTGAACAAATAGGCAACCCTGCAACCTCAAAAGGACCAGTTGAAAGAGGTGTAACTCGCATTATCACACCAGCAACAGTATCTGAAGAGGCTTTTTTAAGCACAAAAGAAGACAGTATATTACTTAGTATCTTTGTTAAAAATAATAAATACCACTTAGCTTATACGAGCTATACTCAAGGCAAGATTTTTTTATATAAAACTCTAACAAATACAACAGAACTAAAAAACGAAATAGCAAAACTCAATCCAAAAGAAATAGTCACTAACAGCCAAGACTTATCTCAAGATAAATCGTTTGAAACTACTATAAGTTATCTTGAAGAATGGTATTACAGTAATTTTGAGGCTAAAAAACACATAAACAACAGTCTTGACATAACTCTTGCTAAATCTACCTTAGAAAAATACAAACCAGACCAGATAACTGTAATTGGTTCTATTATAGCCTACCTTGCCTATACTCTTAAGCAATTACCCTCTCACATAACAGCTATAGAGTCGAGTGATAATGAAAGTATTTTAAATTTAGACCATAACAGCAGAACAAATCTTGAGATTGATAGCAACTCAAAAGCTAGTCTTATAAATATCATTGATAAATGCAAGACTAGTTTAGGTAGTAGACTATTAAGAAGATATTTTAAATCACCAACGAAGAACCTTGATAAAATATCTACTCGCCATGCAATAATTAATGCTTTCACAAAAGCTCATACATTCCAAAAAACCCAAGAAACTCTTAGTTATATAAATGATATTGAACGAATAATTTCTCGTGTAGCTTTAGGTACAGTAAAACCAAAAGATTTAGTATCACTTGAAAGCTCACTTACGCAACTCCCTAATTTAAAAGAGCAACTCACTCAAATAGACTCAAAAGAACTTGGTGAACTTAATAATAAAATCCATAACTTAGATGATTTAACAGAACTTCTAAATAAAGCAATAATTGATAACCCTCCTGTAACTATACGAGATGGTGGCGTTATAAAAGCTGGTTTCGACACAGAGCTTGATGAGTTAAAGTCTATCAAAGATAATTCTTATGAATTTCTACTAGAGTTTGAGAAACAACAAAAACAAAAAACTGGCATAAACAATCTAAAAGTTGGCTACAACAGAGTTCATGGCTACTATATAGAGATGTCTAAACAATACGCTGAGCAAGTCCCAAGTGATTATATCCGCCGCCAAACTCTAAAAGGAAATGAGAGATATATTACAGAAGAGCTTAAAGAGTTTGAAGCTAAGATACTCACATCAAAAGAAAAAGCTTTAGCGCGTGAAAAACTAGTTTATGATGCACTATTACAAAATATTCTTAACTACTACACTCAGATTCAAGAAACAGCTGAAAGCATTGCTAAGGTTGATGTACTAGCAAACTTTGCTGAAAGAGCTATAAAACTTAACCTAACCAAGCCAAACTTTAATGCTTCAAACAAACTAGAGCTCAAAGAGGTTCGACACTTAGCAATTGAGCAAAACATCGATGAGCCATTTATCCCGAACGATACTAGCCTAAGTAAAGATAGTCATAGCTTAGAGATAATTACAGGACCAAATATGGGTGGTAAGTCTACATATATGCGACAAGTTGCTCAGCTTATTTTCCTTGCTCATATTGGCTCATTTGTTCCAGCAACTACAGCTAGCATTTGTGATATAGATAGCATTTATACTCGTATAGGTGCATCTGACGATATATCAAGTGGGCGTTCGACATTTATGGTCGAGATGACAGAAACTGCTTATATCCTCAATAGTGCGACAAATAAATCTTTAGTAATTATGGATGAAATTGGTCGAGGAACTAGTACTTTTGATGGTCTTTCATTAGCTCAAGCTTGTGCTGAAAAATTTGCCAAAATTGGTGCATTTACACTTTTTGCAACACACTACTTTGAGCTTACCGAACTTACTGCTAAATACCCAAACATCAAAAATATCCATTTTGAAGCAAAAGAGTATAAAGATGATATTTACTTTATGCACAAAGCTATAGAAGGTGCTGCTAAGAAATCATATGGTATACAGGTTGCTAAGCTAGCAGGTATCCCTAGCGATGTTTTAAAATCTGCTAAGAAAAATCTACATAATCTTGAGAATAAATCTTCCATAATCGAAGCTAACTCTCCTCAAACTACACTTTTATTTGAAGAAACCGAAACTAGTCAAAAACCAAATCCTCTAAAAGATAAACTTAGCGAAATTGACATCAACAATCTAACACCTATAGATGCATTGAATTTACTTAATGAATTAAAACACCTTATGTAG
- the secB gene encoding protein-export chaperone SecB: MESTDNQPSFLIQKVYTKDVSFESINSPASFKDEWNPASEFNIDINTKKMDEENFELDLTITITTKNNETNVYIVEVTQAGIFTIAGMEEAQIESVLNTYCANTLFPYAKRVIDSSIMKGGFLPLNLAPINFDAIYMQKKANQSQEQSH, translated from the coding sequence ATGGAATCTACAGACAATCAACCATCATTCTTAATTCAAAAAGTTTATACAAAAGATGTATCTTTTGAGTCTATTAACTCTCCAGCATCTTTCAAAGATGAGTGGAACCCAGCATCTGAATTTAATATCGACATAAACACAAAAAAAATGGATGAAGAAAATTTTGAACTTGATCTAACAATAACTATCACAACTAAAAATAATGAAACTAATGTATATATAGTTGAAGTGACTCAAGCAGGTATTTTTACAATAGCAGGTATGGAAGAAGCCCAAATTGAATCAGTACTTAATACATACTGTGCAAATACACTATTTCCTTATGCTAAAAGAGTAATAGACTCCTCTATAATGAAAGGTGGATTTTTGCCACTGAACTTAGCTCCAATAAATTTTGATGCTATTTACATGCAAAAAAAAGCTAACCAGAGCCAAGAGCAGTCACATTAA
- a CDS encoding amino acid permease, whose protein sequence is MQNTENSFIKVLGCIMIIVGTMIGAGILALPIITAKLGFLLGSFLIIVIWSIMTYTAIIISDISCSMPYGSSFKSIAEKYLGKAGGIVATIAFLLLMYFISTAYISAAASSMSVDFPSISEKYSSILFVLIFGSIVVLGTRFVDYANRFFISLKIIILVILCVVFNRYIESANLLVSPVDLGASLLISIPVFTTSFTSHIIVPALSDYLNKNARDMKKAIIIGSVIPLILYIIWVVTILGVLPLHGPVSFMGSIFDHIPVGKANIDNILTTIGNKIHTPVTDAVLHIFTYVAIMTSFLSVNLSLFHFNMDTYKLHKLKTITGYSIAAILTFAIPLIINQMDPNIFIYAMTCVGLSIAVLLMIMPGLMAFRMNSLGESFNYKISSYKVLWIISILSGIIVLSCVIA, encoded by the coding sequence ATGCAAAACACCGAAAATAGCTTTATTAAAGTTTTAGGCTGCATAATGATAATAGTCGGCACAATGATTGGTGCTGGTATTCTTGCCTTACCAATAATCACAGCTAAACTAGGTTTTTTGCTCGGTTCATTTTTGATTATAGTTATATGGTCAATTATGACATATACAGCTATTATAATATCTGATATCTCATGTAGTATGCCCTATGGTTCTAGCTTTAAAAGCATTGCTGAAAAATATCTTGGTAAAGCTGGTGGTATAGTGGCAACTATAGCGTTTTTATTATTGATGTACTTTATAAGTACAGCCTATATCTCTGCAGCGGCATCTTCAATGTCTGTTGATTTCCCAAGTATTAGTGAAAAATACTCGTCAATCCTTTTCGTTTTGATATTTGGTAGTATTGTAGTTCTTGGTACAAGATTCGTTGATTATGCAAATAGGTTTTTCATCTCACTGAAAATCATAATACTAGTCATTTTATGTGTGGTTTTTAACAGATACATCGAGTCTGCAAATCTTTTGGTTTCACCTGTAGATCTTGGTGCATCATTATTAATTTCAATTCCTGTTTTTACTACATCTTTTACATCTCACATCATTGTACCAGCACTTTCTGATTATCTTAATAAAAATGCTCGTGATATGAAAAAAGCTATAATTATTGGTAGTGTAATACCTTTAATTCTTTATATAATCTGGGTAGTGACTATATTAGGCGTACTACCATTACATGGTCCTGTAAGTTTTATGGGCTCAATCTTTGACCACATTCCAGTGGGCAAAGCAAATATAGACAACATCTTAACTACTATAGGAAACAAAATACATACTCCCGTAACAGATGCTGTATTACATATATTTACTTATGTAGCTATTATGACTTCTTTCTTAAGTGTAAATCTATCACTATTTCACTTCAATATGGATACATATAAATTACACAAACTTAAAACTATAACTGGCTATTCTATTGCTGCCATTTTAACATTTGCTATACCGCTTATAATCAACCAAATGGATCCAAACATCTTCATCTATGCAATGACTTGTGTAGGCTTGTCGATAGCGGTATTACTAATGATTATGCCAGGTCTAATGGCATTTAGAATGAACTCTTTAGGTGAATCATTTAACTATAAAATATCTAGCTACAAAGTCCTTTGGATAATATCAATACTTTCAGGAATAATAGTCCTTTCGTGTGTGATAGCATAA
- a CDS encoding tyrosine recombinase XerC, which yields MANIDYIDKFLDNLLYHKKYSDKTITSYKRDLEQLDKSIEGKDIVSISSQDIQLWIKKEHSKGSSAKTLQRKLSTIRSFFNFMINSEVTTLNPAANIKAPKSSKKLPKAINTNELAFLLDITPSTDIEARDIASFDLLYSCGIRLSELSAIQLKDINHSQQSIRVTGKGNKERIAYFGNKTSDSLQRWLKIRDSFNPQSNYLFISQNGTHLTNRSIQKRLEIFAKKYASKHIHPHMLRHSFASHVLDSSKDLLAVKDLLGHADISSTQIYTHLNFQQLANVFDNAHPRAKKK from the coding sequence ATGGCAAATATTGATTACATTGATAAATTCTTAGATAACCTCCTCTACCATAAAAAATACTCCGATAAAACTATAACAAGTTATAAACGAGATTTAGAGCAGCTTGACAAGTCTATTGAAGGTAAAGATATTGTTAGCATTTCAAGCCAAGACATTCAACTTTGGATAAAAAAAGAACATTCGAAAGGCTCATCAGCTAAAACACTACAGCGAAAACTTAGCACAATTAGAAGCTTTTTTAATTTCATGATAAATAGTGAGGTTACCACACTAAATCCTGCAGCAAATATAAAAGCTCCTAAAAGCTCTAAGAAGCTTCCTAAGGCTATAAACACCAATGAGCTAGCATTCCTACTAGACATAACACCTAGTACCGATATAGAAGCTCGTGATATAGCTAGTTTTGATTTGCTCTATAGTTGTGGTATCCGATTAAGTGAACTCTCAGCTATACAGCTTAAAGACATAAATCACTCGCAACAAAGCATTAGAGTTACAGGCAAAGGCAACAAAGAAAGAATCGCATACTTCGGCAATAAAACTTCTGATAGCTTACAAAGATGGTTAAAGATTCGTGACTCTTTTAATCCTCAATCAAACTACTTGTTTATATCTCAAAATGGAACTCATCTAACAAACAGATCCATCCAAAAACGCTTGGAGATATTTGCTAAAAAATATGCTTCTAAACATATTCACCCACATATGCTTAGGCACTCTTTTGCTAGTCATGTTTTAGATTCTTCAAAAGATTTATTAGCAGTGAAAGATCTACTTGGTCATGCTGATATCTCAAGCACACAAATATATACTCATTTAAACTTCCAGCAATTAGCTAATGTATTTGACAATGCTCACCCAAGAGCTAAAAAGAAATAA
- the hflX gene encoding ribosome rescue GTPase HflX, whose protein sequence is MEFFESYDAGSKCLLVNINFKYHRGLNADLAELEGLVSAADKEVLESLSFNHPEPEIKYLCGMGKMEMIKNKRDELDADVVVFNHPLSPSQERNIEKFLECKIMDRTRLILEIFSLRAKTHEGKLQVELAQLNYQSTRLVKGWTHLERQKGGIGVRGGPGETQLEIDRRLIRQRIKQITQKLEKVKHHRHLSRSSRRKNNIPTISFVGYTNAGKSTLFNKISNANVLAKDQLFATLDPTLRNVNVPKLGEVIFSDTVGFIKNLPHDLVEAFHATLEEAIESDLLVHVIDYADDDYKSYIEQVEKVLTEIGIGDKPMVCVYNKIDKIKNVGPSFIKINEPEDNIVARVYLSAETGNGVGRFYESLATYFNSTWISKTLELPPKYSKIRSKMYELGVVEKEGVSEKGNYLLDIIISEDDFERFNREFDLNLEDFFV, encoded by the coding sequence ATGGAATTTTTCGAATCTTATGATGCAGGTAGCAAATGCCTGCTTGTAAATATAAACTTTAAGTATCATCGTGGTTTAAATGCTGATTTAGCTGAGCTAGAAGGTTTAGTTTCTGCTGCAGATAAAGAAGTATTAGAAAGTTTAAGCTTTAACCATCCAGAGCCTGAAATAAAGTACTTATGTGGTATGGGCAAAATGGAAATGATAAAAAACAAACGCGATGAGTTGGATGCTGATGTAGTTGTTTTTAACCACCCATTAAGCCCATCTCAAGAGAGAAATATTGAAAAATTTCTTGAGTGTAAAATCATGGATAGAACTAGGCTTATTCTTGAAATATTTTCATTAAGGGCTAAAACTCATGAAGGTAAGCTACAAGTAGAACTAGCCCAGCTAAACTATCAGTCAACAAGACTAGTAAAAGGCTGGACTCACTTAGAGAGACAAAAAGGTGGTATCGGTGTAAGAGGTGGTCCTGGTGAAACACAGCTTGAGATAGATAGGCGACTTATTCGTCAACGAATCAAACAGATAACTCAAAAGCTTGAGAAAGTTAAACACCACAGGCATTTAAGTAGATCATCTCGCCGTAAGAACAATATCCCAACAATCTCTTTTGTAGGCTATACTAATGCTGGTAAATCGACATTATTTAATAAAATATCTAATGCTAATGTGCTAGCTAAAGATCAGCTTTTTGCAACTTTAGATCCAACATTACGAAATGTGAATGTACCAAAGCTTGGCGAGGTTATATTTTCAGATACTGTAGGGTTTATTAAAAACTTACCTCATGATTTAGTAGAGGCTTTTCATGCAACACTAGAAGAAGCTATTGAATCTGATTTATTGGTGCATGTAATTGATTATGCTGATGATGATTATAAAAGCTATATTGAGCAAGTTGAGAAAGTACTTACTGAGATTGGTATTGGCGATAAGCCTATGGTTTGTGTTTATAACAAAATTGATAAAATAAAAAATGTTGGCCCAAGTTTTATCAAGATAAATGAACCAGAAGATAATATTGTAGCGAGAGTCTATTTATCTGCTGAAACAGGTAATGGAGTTGGTAGATTTTATGAAAGTTTAGCGACTTATTTTAACTCTACTTGGATCAGCAAAACACTAGAGCTACCTCCAAAGTATTCAAAAATTAGATCTAAAATGTATGAGCTTGGAGTAGTTGAAAAAGAGGGCGTTTCTGAAAAAGGTAACTACCTTTTAGATATAATAATTTCTGAAGATGATTTTGAAAGGTTTAATCGAGAATTTGATTTAAACCTTGAAGATTTTTTTGTGTAG
- the hfq gene encoding RNA chaperone Hfq: MSRISSLQDPFLNALRKEKVSVSVYLVNGIKLQGQVEAFDQFCIVLRNTVNQMVYKHAISTIVPAKSVRMVYSSFNPYHQNQNEDSSDNVDEVHSDELESQENVGNTAE, translated from the coding sequence ATGTCTAGAATATCATCTTTACAAGACCCGTTCTTGAATGCTCTAAGAAAAGAGAAAGTAAGCGTATCTGTATACCTAGTTAATGGTATTAAACTACAAGGTCAAGTAGAAGCGTTTGATCAATTTTGTATCGTACTCAGAAATACTGTAAACCAAATGGTTTATAAGCATGCTATTTCTACTATCGTACCTGCTAAAAGCGTAAGAATGGTTTACAGCTCATTCAACCCATATCACCAAAATCAAAACGAAGATAGTTCTGATAATGTTGATGAAGTTCATTCTGATGAACTTGAGTCTCAAGAAAATGTTGGAAATACTGCTGAATAA
- the miaA gene encoding tRNA (adenosine(37)-N6)-dimethylallyltransferase MiaA, which yields MTKSIYGIAGPTASGKTALSISIAKKINAEIISVDSSLVYKDMDIGTAKPTVDEMEGIPHHLIDIIEPTESFSVADFIREVNRLKVEIWARDKEVLLVGGTMLYFKGLIEGLSVLPESDLKIRATLELECKSKGLEYLYKQLKQFDSQAADKINANDQQRIFRALEVIMISGKKYSELVQTAKVGALEEELKLCAIVPQDRSLLHSNIETRFKQMVENNFLDEVKTLKENPSLTVETTAIRSVGYRQAWEYLDGNISYEEFLHKGIVATRQLAKRQLTWIRNWKGEIKLIDMESTSKKREVLEYFGKEYTG from the coding sequence ATGACTAAATCTATATATGGTATTGCTGGACCAACTGCTTCAGGTAAAACGGCTCTTTCTATCTCAATCGCTAAAAAAATAAATGCTGAAATTATCAGTGTTGATTCATCGCTTGTTTATAAAGATATGGATATTGGCACGGCTAAGCCAACTGTTGATGAGATGGAAGGGATTCCTCATCACTTAATTGACATTATAGAACCAACAGAGTCCTTTTCAGTAGCAGATTTTATAAGAGAAGTTAATCGACTTAAAGTTGAAATCTGGGCTAGAGATAAGGAAGTGTTACTTGTCGGTGGTACGATGCTTTACTTTAAAGGTCTGATAGAGGGTTTATCTGTATTGCCAGAAAGTGATCTTAAGATTAGAGCTACACTTGAGCTTGAGTGTAAATCTAAGGGTTTAGAGTATCTTTATAAGCAATTAAAGCAATTTGATTCGCAAGCCGCAGATAAAATAAATGCAAATGATCAGCAAAGAATCTTTAGAGCATTAGAAGTTATTATGATTAGTGGTAAAAAGTACTCGGAGCTTGTACAAACAGCGAAAGTTGGAGCTTTAGAAGAAGAGCTAAAATTATGTGCTATAGTTCCACAAGATAGAAGCTTACTTCATAGCAATATTGAAACTAGATTCAAGCAAATGGTAGAAAATAATTTTCTTGATGAGGTTAAAACGCTTAAAGAGAATCCAAGCCTAACTGTAGAAACTACTGCAATCAGAAGTGTTGGCTATAGGCAGGCGTGGGAATATCTTGATGGAAATATATCTTATGAGGAATTTTTGCATAAAGGAATAGTCGCAACAAGACAACTTGCAAAACGCCAACTTACTTGGATTAGAAACTGGAAGGGTGAGATTAAACTAATTGATATGGAAAGTACTAGCAAAAAGCGCGAGGTTTTAGAATATTTTGGTAAGGAATATACTGGATGA
- a CDS encoding SurA N-terminal domain-containing protein: MLQSFNDRLKGPFTWIVVITISFVFVITGMSFFFTNIGADSSYVAKVGDNEISSQQLQQNASGATTNAQKRQVLAQMVDQYLVLADAQNHNIQVSKLALQSAIFTNPMFFDKSGKFSSEKLAQVASYVGGMPRLEAILSQNITASLIPGTIEQTAFITEDGTNQLKNIYAVSKDIEYIKLTPKDLESDIKPTDAELQKFYNANKAQYVNPAKAKISYYLISKDDFKSKETISDEQIKQYYNENKDLFKKFDDKTKATIKNIIQNRTALATYNSYTQNIDSIKFEQVSKKLGDSKFSNIIDNDSKDIEGLQNGLFFTNNQKYGALPISDDKTVVYHIDGMTPTAQQTFEEVKDKVSQEYIKQKSKELAVTEAQKIAANLQDGKKVSQAFEKATVSADDSSLPKEFVDFVLANTNSQYLISQDTDGTNYVYKVTKVIPLYSKKASVPTQVIQAYKAEELNYYLQTVRAEVPVKINTQNI, translated from the coding sequence ATGTTACAGTCTTTTAATGACAGGCTCAAAGGACCATTTACTTGGATAGTTGTAATAACAATAAGTTTTGTTTTTGTGATTACAGGTATGAGTTTTTTCTTTACTAATATTGGAGCAGACAGTTCTTATGTTGCTAAAGTAGGTGATAATGAGATAAGTTCACAGCAGCTCCAGCAAAATGCTAGTGGAGCAACGACAAATGCTCAAAAACGCCAAGTATTAGCTCAAATGGTAGATCAATACCTAGTATTAGCAGATGCTCAAAACCATAATATACAGGTTTCTAAATTGGCTTTACAAAGCGCTATATTTACTAACCCAATGTTTTTTGACAAATCAGGTAAGTTTTCAAGTGAGAAATTAGCTCAAGTTGCTAGTTATGTTGGTGGTATGCCAAGATTAGAGGCGATACTTTCACAGAATATTACAGCATCATTAATCCCAGGTACGATTGAGCAAACAGCTTTTATTACAGAAGATGGAACTAATCAATTAAAAAATATTTATGCTGTTAGTAAAGATATTGAGTATATTAAACTTACTCCAAAAGATTTGGAGTCTGATATTAAGCCAACAGATGCAGAGCTACAAAAATTCTATAATGCTAATAAGGCTCAATATGTAAATCCTGCAAAAGCAAAAATTAGTTATTATTTGATTTCAAAAGATGACTTTAAGTCAAAAGAAACAATTTCTGATGAGCAGATAAAACAGTACTATAATGAAAATAAAGATTTATTCAAAAAATTTGATGATAAAACCAAAGCAACAATAAAAAATATTATCCAAAATAGAACTGCACTTGCAACTTATAATTCATATACTCAAAATATTGATAGTATAAAGTTTGAGCAAGTTTCTAAAAAGCTTGGTGATTCAAAGTTTAGTAATATCATAGATAATGATTCTAAAGATATAGAAGGTCTTCAAAATGGTTTATTTTTTACAAATAACCAGAAATATGGAGCGTTGCCAATATCTGATGATAAAACAGTGGTATATCATATTGATGGAATGACTCCGACAGCACAGCAAACTTTTGAAGAAGTTAAAGATAAGGTTTCTCAAGAATATATAAAACAAAAATCTAAAGAACTGGCTGTAACAGAGGCTCAAAAAATAGCTGCTAATTTACAGGATGGTAAAAAAGTATCACAAGCTTTTGAAAAAGCTACGGTATCTGCTGATGATAGTAGCCTACCTAAAGAGTTTGTAGACTTTGTGCTAGCAAATACTAACTCTCAGTATTTAATTTCTCAAGATACTGATGGTACAAATTATGTTTACAAAGTAACAAAAGTTATTCCTTTATATAGTAAAAAAGCTAGTGTTCCTACGCAAGTAATCCAAGCCTATAAAGCCGAAGAATTAAACTACTACTTGCAAACCGTAAGAGCAGAAGTTCCTGTGAAAATTAATACTCAAAATATCTAA
- a CDS encoding HU family DNA-binding protein, with protein sequence MNKSELVSAIAKEADVTKEVAAKTLDATIASVTKALKNNDSVTLVGFGTFQVKERSARDGRNPKTGETIKIKASTVPSFKAGKGLKDAVQK encoded by the coding sequence ATGAATAAAAGTGAATTAGTAAGTGCTATAGCTAAAGAAGCTGATGTAACTAAAGAAGTTGCTGCAAAAACTTTAGATGCTACTATTGCATCTGTAACTAAAGCATTAAAAAACAATGATAGCGTAACTTTAGTTGGCTTTGGTACTTTCCAAGTTAAAGAAAGAAGTGCTAGAGATGGAAGAAACCCTAAGACTGGTGAAACTATCAAAATTAAAGCATCTACTGTACCAAGCTTCAAAGCTGGTAAAGGTCTTAAAGACGCAGTACAGAAGTAA